In Spodoptera frugiperda isolate SF20-4 chromosome 31, AGI-APGP_CSIRO_Sfru_2.0, whole genome shotgun sequence, the genomic window aaaaattcaagagaaaagaagaacagggaaaatcattggtggaaAAATGGAATTCGCCAGAATAACATTATATAAAGATTTAACCGATTTTACCAACATGTAGTTTATTTCCTTGTAAAAGCATAGACAATGATATTTcgcatttttttcaataaactacaattattatgaatagataaatgaaaattaaactacTTACCAGTGACCTTTTACATTCGAAGAAACTCTGCCTAAGTTGTACACAATCATCCGGGATGTTGCCTTCTCTGAGGCATTCTCGAGGAGTTTTCTTCTCCTAGAACAAAAATCATGTTTTGATACAAGTAAACTGCTCTTTATCATAACATTAAGATACATTTTGTGTTTATGAAGTACTAAAATAGGTACACACATAATATTcaatgtgtgtttatttttatgaacataATAGTGACAAACTCCATTTcaacaaaatttttaatttagccatgtcattgttatatttcatcatgaaaacaattaaatgaagaatgttaatattgaaaattaacgtaacaaaaaccaaacattcactttttatttaaagtattagGAATAATGAACTGCAATAATACTAACCTTTTTGCAGCAGTCGCTTGCAAGCAAACAGATCTTGAGATCAGCTCTGATGCCCGCACATGGCG contains:
- the LOC118276202 gene encoding cytochrome c oxidase assembly factor 5 — its product is MVTYAPDEVGLADKSPCAGIRADLKICLLASDCCKKEKKTPRECLREGNIPDDCVQLRQSFFECKRSLLDNRRRFRGHKGY